Proteins encoded by one window of Aphis gossypii isolate Hap1 chromosome X, ASM2018417v2, whole genome shotgun sequence:
- the LOC114120673 gene encoding uncharacterized protein LOC114120673 yields the protein MNETKMLGLSFNVQKLKFQDNVSIGGKITANVKFLNFKEQRIFEPVIPSSNPMFLYTGRLFTFGISRNMKSELYKEFIVHVNLHQTDPDKKLTEAAVDITNIFRDMFCKDPTPDNIPTQVKTIIRFNDDNSKHMATMDILISIIPDGLHPVAQLPLDVDMNSQFINTTNECHVCPNISDLKCTDDNEHSDEGEWDMIRAELKNKHSIAIKYKRNYYSFQPTQPEEHCEAEEDRTTKSEEKLNCHMLDLLSDMHTLISKNPKNKN from the exons atgaatGAAACGAAAATGTTAGGTTTATCATTTAATGTACAGAAATTGAAATTTCAGGATAATGTCTCTATTGGTGGTAAAATAACAgcgaatgttaaatttttgaatttcaaggAACAGAGAATATTTGAACCAGTGATTCCTTCTTCGAATCCAATGTTTTTGTATACCGGTAGACTATTTACATTTGGTATAAGTCGTAACATGAAATCTGAATTGTATAAAGAGTTCATTGTGCACGTAAATCTACATCAAACTGACCCAGACAAAAAACTAACAGAAGCTGCGGTAGATATCACTAACATTTTCCGCGATATGTTTTGTAAAGACCCTACACCAGATAATATACCAACTCAG GTGAAAACCATTATACGATTCAATGATGACAATTCTAAACATATGGCCACTATGGACATTCTTATCAGTATTATTCCAGATGGATTGCACCCAGTCGCTCAATTGCCTTTAGATGTAGACATGAATAGTCAGTTTATTAATACAACGAACGAATGTCATGTATGTCCAAACATATCAGATCTTAAATGTACTGATGATAACGAGCACAGTGATGAAGGTGAATGGGATATGATTAGAGCGgaactcaaaaataaacattcaattgctattaaatataaaaggaattattattcgtttcaACCAACGCAACCTGAAGAACATTGCGAAGCAGAAGAAGATCGCACCACTAAAAGCGAAGAAAAACTTAATTGCCATATGCTCGACTTACTCTCAGATATGCATAcactaatatcaaaaaatccaaaaaacaagaattaa
- the LOC114120672 gene encoding aftiphilin isoform X2: protein MSDDIPPLIPETPPPMTKLDWEDDEDFMDYPHLALELPSESSLSPDGGWNPIDVLSLPYDGDIIHKPVACIETNSNDNLSKWPSSIIKNEVSIESSLSEEQPSLHQNNLSIWKDKKDISCEILNKLTNDSCDNVNEIDCKTEIKHNKSSEDVIDNNRKIIDDDLSVTSDQYICDTAKVENNIIPQHLPNLVLQLNNSEVNENNEIFQPITNVNFENSTNQETLVNGYLECVDIKESSNQINCVQNVLLENLKNDVSDTDTSNDMYATLVDDLSINNNNNNKIIKNDQEEYTDFCDFETNLPHTLNVPLPNRTSQENHEIIEDSDFQTVDQQYVDKLPLTHFNNENCKPLKNIETLVENKIEQNVESISPSCTTFQNNEINVEYNSGSENDEFSDFHEFSNSTTEKKIICDKSDNDDDFCNYETCIPNFNDTVEIKHSNVEQVQCLTSNDSILKSDYQNSIINNDDVDDDDNFCDFESGYTTSGDQVKDLKQNYAILDSESHVQLDYKQFCKDAFQGDYELCEETDLQILENELNESQVWQGLKDVDSSPALNYNWTKSESNNVFLASLSIDSRNILYGASWNPKIPRFAANMSNNPLEPLKASNNDTTDTKISQSFSNGPMQETVPDPEFDWKSSGLINPLDCNHTSLLDLELLDTLAPCCTNALQPQTWKTSEVVKEEDTHIQSSPESIDVFDEFFNTSLPSSSDNQSIDTIESPSSLIATVSHEAQRILDNLPDFKAEQ from the exons ATGTCTGATGACATACCACCTCTAATACCCGAAACCCCACCTCCCATGACTAAATTGGATTGGGAAGATGATGAGGATTTTATGGACTATCCTCATCTGGCCTTGGAACTGCCATCCGAGTCTAGTTTAA GTCCAGATGGCGGATGGAATCCTATTGATGTATTATCTCTTCCTTATGATGgtgatataattcataaaccaGTAGCTTGTATTGAAACAAACTCCAATGACAATTTGTCAAAATGGCCCTCAAGTATTATAAAGAATGAGGTTTCTATTGAATCATCATTATCTGAAGAACAACCTAGTTTacatcaaaacaatttatccATATGGAAAGATAAAAAAGACATCTcttgtgaaattttaaataaattaaccaatGACAGTTGTGATAATGTTAATGAAATAGACTGTAAAACAGAgatcaaacataataaatccTCTGAAGatgtaatagataataataggaAAATAATTGATGATGACTTGTCTGTAACTTCTGATCAATATATTTGTGACACGGCaaaagtagaaaataatataataccacagCATTTACCAAATTTAGTACTTCAATTAAATAACTCTgaagttaatgaaaataatgagaTATTTCAGCCTATAACcaatgttaattttgaaaattctacTAATCAAGAAACATTGGTTAATGGTTATTTAGAATGTGTAGATATTAAAGAATCGTCTAATCAAATCAATTgtgttcaaaatgttttattagaaaatttgaaaaatgatgtaaGTGACACTGATACATCTAATGATATGTATGCAACATTAGTTGatgatttatcaattaataataacaataacaataaaataattaaaaatgatcaagAAGAGTATACAGATTTCTGTGATTTTGAAACTAATTTGCCTCATACTCTAAATGTGCCTTTACCAAATAGAACATCACAAGAAAATCATGAAATCATTGAAGATTCAGATTTTCAAACTGTTGACCAGCAATATGTTGACAAGTTAcctttaacacattttaataatgaaaactgtaaaccattgaaaaatattgaaacattagttgaaaataaaatagaacaaaATGTAGAATCAATTAGTCCTAGTTGtacaacatttcaaaataatgaaattaatgttGAGTATAATTCAGGTTCCGAAAATGATGAATTCTCTGATTTTCatgaattttcaaattctactaccgaaaaaaaaataatttgtgataAAAGTGACAATGATGATGATTTCTGTAACTATGAAACTTGCATACCAAATTTCAATGATACAGTAGAGATTAAACATTCCAATGTTGAACAAGTGCAATGTTTAACTAGTAATGATTCAATATTGAAATCTGATTaccaaaatagtataattaataatgatgatgttGATGATGATGACAACTTCTGTGATTTTGAATCTGGTTATACTACATCAGGTGATCaagttaaagatttaaaacaaaattatgcaatattaGATTCAGAATCCCATGTTCAACTCGATTATAAACAGTTTTGTAAGGATGCTTTTCAAGGAGATTAT gAGTTATGTGAAGAAACCGATTTACAAATCTTAGAAAATGAGTTGAATGAGTCTCAAGTGTGGCAGGGTTTAAAAGATGTAGATTCAAGTCCAGCCCTTAACTATAATTGGACAAAATCGGAatcgaataatgtttttcttgCTTCACTCTCAATTGATTCTAGGAACATA TTGTATGGTGCTTCTTGGAACCCAAAAATCCCTAGATTTGCTGCAAACATGTCTAACAATCCATTGGAACCATTAAAAGCTTCTAACAATGACACAACTGATACAAAAATATCGCAATCTTTTTCCAATGGCCCAATGCAG gaaACAGTACCGGATCCTGAATTTGACTGGAAAAGCAGTGGTTTAATAAACCCATTGGACT GTAATCATACGTCGCTACTCGATCTTGAACTCCTTGATACACTTGCACCATGCTGTACAAATGCTC ttcagCCTCAAACATGGAAAACATCTGAGGTTGTAAAAGAAGAAGATACTCACATCCAAAGTAGTCCAGAAAGTATAGATGTATTCGATGagttttttaatacatcattGCCGTCATCATCTGACAATCAATCAATAGACACTATTGAAAGTCCAAGTTCGCTCATAGCAACAGTTAGTCATGAAGCACAAAGAATTTTGGATAATTTGCCTGATTTCAAG gcGGAGCAATGA
- the LOC114120672 gene encoding aftiphilin isoform X4, translating to MSDDIPPLIPETPPPMTKLDWEDDEDFMDYPHLALELPSESSLSPDGGWNPIDVLSLPYDGDIIHKPVACIETNSNDNLSKWPSSIIKNEVSIESSLSEEQPSLHQNNLSIWKDKKDISCEILNKLTNDSCDNVNEIDCKTEIKHNKSSEDVIDNNRKIIDDDLSVTSDQYICDTAKVENNIIPQHLPNLVLQLNNSEVNENNEIFQPITNVNFENSTNQETLVNGYLECVDIKESSNQINCVQNVLLENLKNDVSDTDTSNDMYATLVDDLSINNNNNNKIIKNDQEEYTDFCDFETNLPHTLNVPLPNRTSQENHEIIEDSDFQTVDQQYVDKLPLTHFNNENCKPLKNIETLVENKIEQNVESISPSCTTFQNNEINVEYNSGSENDEFSDFHEFSNSTTEKKIICDKSDNDDDFCNYETCIPNFNDTVEIKHSNVEQVQCLTSNDSILKSDYQNSIINNDDVDDDDNFCDFESGYTTSGDQVKDLKQNYAILDSESHVQLDYKQFCKDAFQGDYELCEETDLQILENELNESQVWQGLKDVDSSPALNYNWTKSESNNVFLASLSIDSRNILYGASWNPKIPRFAANMSNNPLEPLKASNNDTTDTKISQSFSNGPMQETVPDPEFDWKSSGLINPLDFQPQTWKTSEVVKEEDTHIQSSPESIDVFDEFFNTSLPSSSDNQSIDTIESPSSLIATVSHEAQRILDNLPDFKVLQKPYLVILERENNLFLN from the exons ATGTCTGATGACATACCACCTCTAATACCCGAAACCCCACCTCCCATGACTAAATTGGATTGGGAAGATGATGAGGATTTTATGGACTATCCTCATCTGGCCTTGGAACTGCCATCCGAGTCTAGTTTAA GTCCAGATGGCGGATGGAATCCTATTGATGTATTATCTCTTCCTTATGATGgtgatataattcataaaccaGTAGCTTGTATTGAAACAAACTCCAATGACAATTTGTCAAAATGGCCCTCAAGTATTATAAAGAATGAGGTTTCTATTGAATCATCATTATCTGAAGAACAACCTAGTTTacatcaaaacaatttatccATATGGAAAGATAAAAAAGACATCTcttgtgaaattttaaataaattaaccaatGACAGTTGTGATAATGTTAATGAAATAGACTGTAAAACAGAgatcaaacataataaatccTCTGAAGatgtaatagataataataggaAAATAATTGATGATGACTTGTCTGTAACTTCTGATCAATATATTTGTGACACGGCaaaagtagaaaataatataataccacagCATTTACCAAATTTAGTACTTCAATTAAATAACTCTgaagttaatgaaaataatgagaTATTTCAGCCTATAACcaatgttaattttgaaaattctacTAATCAAGAAACATTGGTTAATGGTTATTTAGAATGTGTAGATATTAAAGAATCGTCTAATCAAATCAATTgtgttcaaaatgttttattagaaaatttgaaaaatgatgtaaGTGACACTGATACATCTAATGATATGTATGCAACATTAGTTGatgatttatcaattaataataacaataacaataaaataattaaaaatgatcaagAAGAGTATACAGATTTCTGTGATTTTGAAACTAATTTGCCTCATACTCTAAATGTGCCTTTACCAAATAGAACATCACAAGAAAATCATGAAATCATTGAAGATTCAGATTTTCAAACTGTTGACCAGCAATATGTTGACAAGTTAcctttaacacattttaataatgaaaactgtaaaccattgaaaaatattgaaacattagttgaaaataaaatagaacaaaATGTAGAATCAATTAGTCCTAGTTGtacaacatttcaaaataatgaaattaatgttGAGTATAATTCAGGTTCCGAAAATGATGAATTCTCTGATTTTCatgaattttcaaattctactaccgaaaaaaaaataatttgtgataAAAGTGACAATGATGATGATTTCTGTAACTATGAAACTTGCATACCAAATTTCAATGATACAGTAGAGATTAAACATTCCAATGTTGAACAAGTGCAATGTTTAACTAGTAATGATTCAATATTGAAATCTGATTaccaaaatagtataattaataatgatgatgttGATGATGATGACAACTTCTGTGATTTTGAATCTGGTTATACTACATCAGGTGATCaagttaaagatttaaaacaaaattatgcaatattaGATTCAGAATCCCATGTTCAACTCGATTATAAACAGTTTTGTAAGGATGCTTTTCAAGGAGATTAT gAGTTATGTGAAGAAACCGATTTACAAATCTTAGAAAATGAGTTGAATGAGTCTCAAGTGTGGCAGGGTTTAAAAGATGTAGATTCAAGTCCAGCCCTTAACTATAATTGGACAAAATCGGAatcgaataatgtttttcttgCTTCACTCTCAATTGATTCTAGGAACATA TTGTATGGTGCTTCTTGGAACCCAAAAATCCCTAGATTTGCTGCAAACATGTCTAACAATCCATTGGAACCATTAAAAGCTTCTAACAATGACACAACTGATACAAAAATATCGCAATCTTTTTCCAATGGCCCAATGCAG gaaACAGTACCGGATCCTGAATTTGACTGGAAAAGCAGTGGTTTAATAAACCCATTGGACT ttcagCCTCAAACATGGAAAACATCTGAGGTTGTAAAAGAAGAAGATACTCACATCCAAAGTAGTCCAGAAAGTATAGATGTATTCGATGagttttttaatacatcattGCCGTCATCATCTGACAATCAATCAATAGACACTATTGAAAGTCCAAGTTCGCTCATAGCAACAGTTAGTCATGAAGCACAAAGAATTTTGGATAATTTGCCTGATTTCAAGGTATTGCAAAAAccttatttagtaatattagaaagagaaaacaatttatttctgaattaa
- the LOC114120672 gene encoding aftiphilin isoform X1, translating to MSDDIPPLIPETPPPMTKLDWEDDEDFMDYPHLALELPSESSLSPDGGWNPIDVLSLPYDGDIIHKPVACIETNSNDNLSKWPSSIIKNEVSIESSLSEEQPSLHQNNLSIWKDKKDISCEILNKLTNDSCDNVNEIDCKTEIKHNKSSEDVIDNNRKIIDDDLSVTSDQYICDTAKVENNIIPQHLPNLVLQLNNSEVNENNEIFQPITNVNFENSTNQETLVNGYLECVDIKESSNQINCVQNVLLENLKNDVSDTDTSNDMYATLVDDLSINNNNNNKIIKNDQEEYTDFCDFETNLPHTLNVPLPNRTSQENHEIIEDSDFQTVDQQYVDKLPLTHFNNENCKPLKNIETLVENKIEQNVESISPSCTTFQNNEINVEYNSGSENDEFSDFHEFSNSTTEKKIICDKSDNDDDFCNYETCIPNFNDTVEIKHSNVEQVQCLTSNDSILKSDYQNSIINNDDVDDDDNFCDFESGYTTSGDQVKDLKQNYAILDSESHVQLDYKQFCKDAFQGDYELCEETDLQILENELNESQVWQGLKDVDSSPALNYNWTKSESNNVFLASLSIDSRNILYGASWNPKIPRFAANMSNNPLEPLKASNNDTTDTKISQSFSNGPMQETVPDPEFDWKSSGLINPLDCNHTSLLDLELLDTLAPCCTNALQPQTWKTSEVVKEEDTHIQSSPESIDVFDEFFNTSLPSSSDNQSIDTIESPSSLIATVSHEAQRILDNLPDFKVLQKPYLVILERENNLFLN from the exons ATGTCTGATGACATACCACCTCTAATACCCGAAACCCCACCTCCCATGACTAAATTGGATTGGGAAGATGATGAGGATTTTATGGACTATCCTCATCTGGCCTTGGAACTGCCATCCGAGTCTAGTTTAA GTCCAGATGGCGGATGGAATCCTATTGATGTATTATCTCTTCCTTATGATGgtgatataattcataaaccaGTAGCTTGTATTGAAACAAACTCCAATGACAATTTGTCAAAATGGCCCTCAAGTATTATAAAGAATGAGGTTTCTATTGAATCATCATTATCTGAAGAACAACCTAGTTTacatcaaaacaatttatccATATGGAAAGATAAAAAAGACATCTcttgtgaaattttaaataaattaaccaatGACAGTTGTGATAATGTTAATGAAATAGACTGTAAAACAGAgatcaaacataataaatccTCTGAAGatgtaatagataataataggaAAATAATTGATGATGACTTGTCTGTAACTTCTGATCAATATATTTGTGACACGGCaaaagtagaaaataatataataccacagCATTTACCAAATTTAGTACTTCAATTAAATAACTCTgaagttaatgaaaataatgagaTATTTCAGCCTATAACcaatgttaattttgaaaattctacTAATCAAGAAACATTGGTTAATGGTTATTTAGAATGTGTAGATATTAAAGAATCGTCTAATCAAATCAATTgtgttcaaaatgttttattagaaaatttgaaaaatgatgtaaGTGACACTGATACATCTAATGATATGTATGCAACATTAGTTGatgatttatcaattaataataacaataacaataaaataattaaaaatgatcaagAAGAGTATACAGATTTCTGTGATTTTGAAACTAATTTGCCTCATACTCTAAATGTGCCTTTACCAAATAGAACATCACAAGAAAATCATGAAATCATTGAAGATTCAGATTTTCAAACTGTTGACCAGCAATATGTTGACAAGTTAcctttaacacattttaataatgaaaactgtaaaccattgaaaaatattgaaacattagttgaaaataaaatagaacaaaATGTAGAATCAATTAGTCCTAGTTGtacaacatttcaaaataatgaaattaatgttGAGTATAATTCAGGTTCCGAAAATGATGAATTCTCTGATTTTCatgaattttcaaattctactaccgaaaaaaaaataatttgtgataAAAGTGACAATGATGATGATTTCTGTAACTATGAAACTTGCATACCAAATTTCAATGATACAGTAGAGATTAAACATTCCAATGTTGAACAAGTGCAATGTTTAACTAGTAATGATTCAATATTGAAATCTGATTaccaaaatagtataattaataatgatgatgttGATGATGATGACAACTTCTGTGATTTTGAATCTGGTTATACTACATCAGGTGATCaagttaaagatttaaaacaaaattatgcaatattaGATTCAGAATCCCATGTTCAACTCGATTATAAACAGTTTTGTAAGGATGCTTTTCAAGGAGATTAT gAGTTATGTGAAGAAACCGATTTACAAATCTTAGAAAATGAGTTGAATGAGTCTCAAGTGTGGCAGGGTTTAAAAGATGTAGATTCAAGTCCAGCCCTTAACTATAATTGGACAAAATCGGAatcgaataatgtttttcttgCTTCACTCTCAATTGATTCTAGGAACATA TTGTATGGTGCTTCTTGGAACCCAAAAATCCCTAGATTTGCTGCAAACATGTCTAACAATCCATTGGAACCATTAAAAGCTTCTAACAATGACACAACTGATACAAAAATATCGCAATCTTTTTCCAATGGCCCAATGCAG gaaACAGTACCGGATCCTGAATTTGACTGGAAAAGCAGTGGTTTAATAAACCCATTGGACT GTAATCATACGTCGCTACTCGATCTTGAACTCCTTGATACACTTGCACCATGCTGTACAAATGCTC ttcagCCTCAAACATGGAAAACATCTGAGGTTGTAAAAGAAGAAGATACTCACATCCAAAGTAGTCCAGAAAGTATAGATGTATTCGATGagttttttaatacatcattGCCGTCATCATCTGACAATCAATCAATAGACACTATTGAAAGTCCAAGTTCGCTCATAGCAACAGTTAGTCATGAAGCACAAAGAATTTTGGATAATTTGCCTGATTTCAAGGTATTGCAAAAAccttatttagtaatattagaaagagaaaacaatttatttctgaattaa
- the LOC114120672 gene encoding aftiphilin isoform X3 — MSDDIPPLIPETPPPMTKLDWEDDEDFMDYPHLALELPSESSLSPDGGWNPIDVLSLPYDGDIIHKPVACIETNSNDNLSKWPSSIIKNEVSIESSLSEEQPSLHQNNLSIWKDKKDISCEILNKLTNDSCDNVNEIDCKTEIKHNKSSEDVIDNNRKIIDDDLSVTSDQYICDTAKVENNIIPQHLPNLVLQLNNSEVNENNEIFQPITNVNFENSTNQETLVNGYLECVDIKESSNQINCVQNVLLENLKNDVSDTDTSNDMYATLVDDLSINNNNNNKIIKNDQEEYTDFCDFETNLPHTLNVPLPNRTSQENHEIIEDSDFQTVDQQYVDKLPLTHFNNENCKPLKNIETLVENKIEQNVESISPSCTTFQNNEINVEYNSGSENDEFSDFHEFSNSTTEKKIICDKSDNDDDFCNYETCIPNFNDTVEIKHSNVEQVQCLTSNDSILKSDYQNSIINNDDVDDDDNFCDFESGYTTSGDQVKDLKQNYAILDSESHVQLDYKQFCKDAFQGDYELCEETDLQILENELNESQVWQGLKDVDSSPALNYNWTKSESNNVFLASLSIDSRNILYGASWNPKIPRFAANMSNNPLEPLKASNNDTTDTKISQSFSNGPMQETVPDPEFDWKSSGLINPLDCNHTSLLDLELLDTLAPCCTNALQPQTWKTSEVVKEEDTHIQSSPESIDVFDEFFNTSLPSSSDNQSIDTIESPSSLIATVSHEAQRILDNLPDFK; from the exons ATGTCTGATGACATACCACCTCTAATACCCGAAACCCCACCTCCCATGACTAAATTGGATTGGGAAGATGATGAGGATTTTATGGACTATCCTCATCTGGCCTTGGAACTGCCATCCGAGTCTAGTTTAA GTCCAGATGGCGGATGGAATCCTATTGATGTATTATCTCTTCCTTATGATGgtgatataattcataaaccaGTAGCTTGTATTGAAACAAACTCCAATGACAATTTGTCAAAATGGCCCTCAAGTATTATAAAGAATGAGGTTTCTATTGAATCATCATTATCTGAAGAACAACCTAGTTTacatcaaaacaatttatccATATGGAAAGATAAAAAAGACATCTcttgtgaaattttaaataaattaaccaatGACAGTTGTGATAATGTTAATGAAATAGACTGTAAAACAGAgatcaaacataataaatccTCTGAAGatgtaatagataataataggaAAATAATTGATGATGACTTGTCTGTAACTTCTGATCAATATATTTGTGACACGGCaaaagtagaaaataatataataccacagCATTTACCAAATTTAGTACTTCAATTAAATAACTCTgaagttaatgaaaataatgagaTATTTCAGCCTATAACcaatgttaattttgaaaattctacTAATCAAGAAACATTGGTTAATGGTTATTTAGAATGTGTAGATATTAAAGAATCGTCTAATCAAATCAATTgtgttcaaaatgttttattagaaaatttgaaaaatgatgtaaGTGACACTGATACATCTAATGATATGTATGCAACATTAGTTGatgatttatcaattaataataacaataacaataaaataattaaaaatgatcaagAAGAGTATACAGATTTCTGTGATTTTGAAACTAATTTGCCTCATACTCTAAATGTGCCTTTACCAAATAGAACATCACAAGAAAATCATGAAATCATTGAAGATTCAGATTTTCAAACTGTTGACCAGCAATATGTTGACAAGTTAcctttaacacattttaataatgaaaactgtaaaccattgaaaaatattgaaacattagttgaaaataaaatagaacaaaATGTAGAATCAATTAGTCCTAGTTGtacaacatttcaaaataatgaaattaatgttGAGTATAATTCAGGTTCCGAAAATGATGAATTCTCTGATTTTCatgaattttcaaattctactaccgaaaaaaaaataatttgtgataAAAGTGACAATGATGATGATTTCTGTAACTATGAAACTTGCATACCAAATTTCAATGATACAGTAGAGATTAAACATTCCAATGTTGAACAAGTGCAATGTTTAACTAGTAATGATTCAATATTGAAATCTGATTaccaaaatagtataattaataatgatgatgttGATGATGATGACAACTTCTGTGATTTTGAATCTGGTTATACTACATCAGGTGATCaagttaaagatttaaaacaaaattatgcaatattaGATTCAGAATCCCATGTTCAACTCGATTATAAACAGTTTTGTAAGGATGCTTTTCAAGGAGATTAT gAGTTATGTGAAGAAACCGATTTACAAATCTTAGAAAATGAGTTGAATGAGTCTCAAGTGTGGCAGGGTTTAAAAGATGTAGATTCAAGTCCAGCCCTTAACTATAATTGGACAAAATCGGAatcgaataatgtttttcttgCTTCACTCTCAATTGATTCTAGGAACATA TTGTATGGTGCTTCTTGGAACCCAAAAATCCCTAGATTTGCTGCAAACATGTCTAACAATCCATTGGAACCATTAAAAGCTTCTAACAATGACACAACTGATACAAAAATATCGCAATCTTTTTCCAATGGCCCAATGCAG gaaACAGTACCGGATCCTGAATTTGACTGGAAAAGCAGTGGTTTAATAAACCCATTGGACT GTAATCATACGTCGCTACTCGATCTTGAACTCCTTGATACACTTGCACCATGCTGTACAAATGCTC ttcagCCTCAAACATGGAAAACATCTGAGGTTGTAAAAGAAGAAGATACTCACATCCAAAGTAGTCCAGAAAGTATAGATGTATTCGATGagttttttaatacatcattGCCGTCATCATCTGACAATCAATCAATAGACACTATTGAAAGTCCAAGTTCGCTCATAGCAACAGTTAGTCATGAAGCACAAAGAATTTTGGATAATTTGCCTGATTTCAAG tga